One window from the genome of Bacillus tianshenii encodes:
- a CDS encoding HD domain-containing phosphohydrolase — protein sequence MRYTLLDSVEQGEKLGRPIYTADGRVLLEDGVVLTIGLISRLRRMGVHALYLQDEMLKDIDPEEVVSEATKREAVEAISQSMQFVQSGKKDFDMKGVSKSTNKIIEEILLNQNILVSLSDIRTSDNNLFVHATNVAVMSIIVGIKLGLKRSELRDLAIGALFHDIGKVVPDDPNAKRGENDHTWKGFNVLRKNHEISMSAAHVALQHHEYMDGSGTPRQVTGDKIPMHAKIVAVTNYYDNLVHPIDGSQGMHPYEAGETILGLTNIRFDHAVVWEFLRSIAFYPTGRQVMLSTGETGAVVGQNNGLPQRPVIRVFNHSQKSKFEDFDVKEIDLGKETTVFIQKML from the coding sequence ATGAGATATACGTTGCTTGATAGTGTTGAGCAGGGAGAGAAGTTAGGGCGCCCTATTTATACGGCAGATGGAAGGGTGCTGCTTGAAGATGGTGTTGTGTTGACGATAGGGTTGATTTCAAGGCTTCGACGGATGGGAGTCCATGCGTTGTATCTTCAGGATGAAATGTTGAAGGATATTGACCCTGAAGAAGTCGTTTCTGAAGCAACTAAGCGTGAAGCGGTGGAAGCTATATCACAATCGATGCAGTTTGTGCAGTCCGGTAAGAAGGACTTTGATATGAAAGGCGTCAGTAAGTCGACCAATAAAATCATTGAAGAAATTCTTTTGAATCAAAACATCTTAGTAAGCTTGAGCGATATTCGGACGAGCGATAATAATTTATTCGTACATGCAACAAATGTCGCTGTTATGTCTATTATCGTTGGCATAAAACTTGGATTGAAGCGTTCGGAATTGCGGGATTTAGCAATTGGAGCGCTTTTTCATGATATCGGAAAGGTTGTACCAGATGACCCGAATGCAAAGCGTGGCGAAAACGACCATACGTGGAAAGGGTTTAATGTTTTAAGAAAGAATCACGAAATTAGTATGAGTGCTGCTCATGTTGCCTTGCAGCATCATGAATATATGGATGGCAGCGGCACCCCAAGGCAGGTAACAGGAGATAAAATTCCAATGCATGCGAAGATTGTCGCTGTTACGAATTATTATGATAATCTTGTTCACCCGATAGACGGTTCGCAAGGGATGCATCCGTATGAAGCAGGGGAGACGATTCTCGGCTTAACAAATATTCGCTTTGATCATGCTGTTGTATGGGAATTCCTTCGTTCAATCGCCTTTTATCCGACAGGTCGTCAGGTGATGTTGTCAACGGGTGAAACAGGTGCTGTAGTCGGGCAAAATAACGGCTTGCCACAGCGGCCGGTTATCCGTGTTTTCAATCATTCGCAAAAATCAAAGTTCGAAGACTTCGATGTGAAAGAAATCGATCTCGGGAAAGAAACAACGGTTTTCATTCAAAAAATGTTATAA